The Fulvia fulva chromosome 11, complete sequence genome segment GCATTCGTAGCCATGGCGCCAGTAGCATCCCTGAGCGATGCGTCCTTGACCGCACCTACAGGTAGAGCCCGGACGCATTCGAGAGGCGAGGGAGCGGCCGAACAGTTGAGGTTCGCTACCAGATTTGGCCAGTCATTTCTGGTCAACAGGAGTCCTTCGCTTTCCATGATGGCTGCGTGGAAACGCAATGGGTTGGGTGGGTTTGCCCACAACTGCTTGACAGAATATCCGCCAGCAGACTGGCCAAGGATGGTAACTCTGCTCGAGTCACCGCCAAAGTGTTCGACGTTGTGATGGACCCATTCAAGAGCCAGACGCTGGTCCAAAAACCCTGGATTTCTCAAGGTAGAGTCCACTTCTTCGCTGGGCACGAAGCCGAAAGGACCAACCCGGTAGCCGATGGTGACGACTACAACGTCTTCCTCCGCAGCAAGTGAAGCGCCATTGTAGATGGGAAGACTGCTTCCACCCCCTTGAAGATTGCCACCATAGATCTCAAACATAACCGGCAGCTTGGAGCTTTTGGTGGCATTTGTGGGCGTGAAGATGTTGAGGTATAGACAGTCTTCGCTTTCTTTAGTGTTGTATGTGGATGTGAGCAAGTTCGCAGCATCGGTATTGTTGTATTCCACGAAGCCAACTAGAATGTGTCAGCCCGCATGTCAGTTTTGCTAATGAGCAGTGACTCACGAGATTGCTGTATGCATGCTGGCGGCCATGATGTTGCTTGAAATTCGCCGACCACGGGCAGCGCTTCAACAGGAGGCATGAAGCGAACAGGCGGTTTGGCGAATGGGATTCCAAGGTAAGCGTTTGCAGTCGGAGCAGATGCCCGTACAGACGTGAGTGTCCCCACGTAAGTGCCTGCTCCAATCTGCACTGAAGGCGACGTGGCAGAGACAAGTCCTGACAAACGCATCAGGCATGCCGTGGTGAGGAGAAGTGACTGCATTGTGGATGGGAAGGAAGAATGATTCCGGCTTGGGATGGAGGAGAGAGATAGTGCTCCATCGTCCCATCGACATATTATACCCTCTCCTTTTGAACGCTGGCAATGCTATGTGGTCATGATGTGCTACGCGCAGAGTGGAGTGCGCAAGCAGACGCTCCAACGTCACTAGCGCCTTCCAGACGAAAACGAAAACGGACCCAGAGACACATCCGCCAGACGGCCGGCCCGAAAAGTCAACTGATACGTTTCGAACGGCGACGAGTCAGCGACACGCAGACTTTCTTTCGACCGAGAAATGACATCGTAGCGGTCGTTGTACCAACAAAACGTTGCCCCACATCGCCCAATAACGCCTCTCCAAGCACGCTCCACACTGACCAAACCGCCCAAAACAACTGGTGGGATTACATATGTTCATTTCTGAAGGTGTTGTTCTATCTCTCTATTCACATCCACACCACCTTGTTCTTCGTTCTGCTGCGTCTATAGTCACAATGTGTATCTACTGCGTTCTTCTGACCCCTGCTGTGGTAGTTCTCAAGCAGCCGTTCACACCGGTCCAAGTCCTCCTTGGATAAGAGCTGATCTGGTCCGGAAGGTGgaggttctggaaggtgATATGGCTGTCTTGAGCCTGCAGTGTCCAGAGCATTGCGCACCTGATGCCTTGTGGGTGCGAAGAGCGGTTTGAAGGTCTTAACAAGGTCTCTTTGCGAGCACTTGATGCCCTTAAGTCTGCAGTAGTGATAGGCTCCTACTATCTGATTCTTTTGAGGTGTTGAAAGGTGTTTGGTCATCTTGCAGTAGCTTCTCCAATCTAGCATGCGACAACAACACCACATATAGCCAATCCAAGCACGACAATTTGTTCAGTGATGTATCCAGATACGTATATAAATTTGCTGGTTGCAATGGGCCTGATATTGGATGAAGTAAACACGATTGAAGATGTGGTGTTGTTTTTTGGTGGAGGTGGGCGCTTTGGTCCGTATGACGCGTGCCAAGCTCGTGATATTGGCTTTCAGCGCGACGTCGCGATCACCGCTGATTaaaatgtgctgttggcggttgtgaacctccaaaggtaagcgtagcggagtggagctctctaccaacccttctagactgcaaagtagcgtgcgatccacgctaccgctacccgacgtacagtgcttattatacgacgacataggcgttagcgacgagtatatgtttgcgagttcgccaacaggcacagtgcggtaggtcacgtgaccctaaAACTTGAAGTTGACAAATCAGAGCGGGCGCCAAGGCTAGTTGAGGGCTGGTGATAGAGCTCCACTCCCTCCTCGCTGACGCCACCACCTACGCTCGAGTGTTCGCAAGCTCACACGTCGCTACGGTGGATGGCTAGCGCCCGTCGG includes the following:
- a CDS encoding Pyrethroid hydrolase Ces2a translates to MQSLLLTTACLMRLSGLVSATSPSVQIGAGTYVGTLTSVRASAPTANAYLGIPFAKPPVRFMPPVEALPVVGEFQATSWPPACIQQSLGFVEYNNTDAANLLTSTYNTKESEDCLYLNIFTPTNATKSSKLPVMFEIYGGNLQGGGSSLPIYNGASLAAEEDVVVVTIGYRVGPFGFVPSEEVDSTLRNPGFLDQRLALEWVHHNVEHFGGDSSRVTILGQSAGGYSVKQLWANPPNPLRFHAAIMESEGLLLTRNDWPNLVANLNCSAAPSPLECVRALPVGAVKDASLRDATGAMATNAFSILSFPPTVDYLTNTNRSEVAVATGKAARIPILIGSNGNESAALANGLNAATAAVAIPLLLNSTAVSTLFPTWYSSALAQGAQSEEQAVSKIVNNVVFNCPISILSQTASASDYSVWRYLYNATFADLNTYPDQIKYGAYHGAEVTSVFGVYPSGEDEAAQQALARYVQGIWAGFARTLGGSVPWAKVDTEVDSVFRIGQDNVANGSTIYSGVVDGECGLYDGYVLSAARV